The Terriglobus tenax genome contains a region encoding:
- the rpsF gene encoding 30S ribosomal protein S6, translated as MNRTYEVMFIVRPDLQEEDLDKLIEGFSGTVTTNGGEVKSVEKLGRRRLAYIVRKFQDGLYVLLNVAADGKLIAELERRLRVTEQVIKFITVRTDEENKRLAKVKAIRDTKVKRSAIAPVAAPVAAVAEAPAAAEAETVTA; from the coding sequence ATGAATCGTACGTATGAAGTCATGTTTATCGTCCGTCCTGACCTGCAGGAAGAGGATCTGGACAAGCTGATTGAGGGCTTCTCCGGCACCGTGACCACCAATGGTGGCGAGGTGAAGTCGGTGGAGAAGCTGGGCCGCCGTCGCCTGGCCTACATCGTCCGCAAGTTCCAAGACGGCCTGTACGTCCTTCTGAACGTCGCCGCAGACGGCAAGCTGATTGCCGAGCTGGAGCGCCGCCTGCGCGTTACCGAGCAGGTGATCAAGTTCATCACCGTCCGCACGGACGAGGAGAACAAGCGCCTGGCCAAGGTGAAGGCCATCCGCGACACCAAGGTGAAGCGTTCGGCGATTGCCCCGGTTGCAGCTCCTGTTGCCGCCGTTGCCGAGGCGCCGGCCGCAGCGGAAGCTGAGACCGTTACCGCCTAA
- the pth gene encoding aminoacyl-tRNA hydrolase, which produces MKLIVGLGNPGIEYQFTPHNAGFLAIDRIAEDSYATVTNRRGKALTGKAMLAGQEVLLAKPETFMNLSGLSVAALVQELELDPSKDVIVLYDELALPLGTIRIRERGSANGHNGVKSITGVLGSEDWIRIRIGVGKPPTEDGREIKAGGSNYLLAPMKKAELAVLDEVLDRVKLAVEAVLTEGVGPAMSKFNAVKKDSL; this is translated from the coding sequence GTGAAGCTGATTGTCGGGCTTGGAAATCCAGGAATCGAATATCAGTTCACGCCGCATAACGCGGGGTTCCTGGCGATTGATCGTATTGCGGAAGACAGCTATGCGACGGTCACCAACCGGAGGGGCAAAGCCCTGACGGGGAAGGCAATGCTGGCAGGACAGGAAGTTCTGCTGGCCAAGCCGGAGACCTTTATGAACCTGAGCGGGCTTTCCGTAGCCGCCCTGGTGCAGGAGCTCGAACTCGATCCGTCGAAAGATGTGATTGTGCTGTACGACGAGCTGGCATTACCGCTGGGTACGATTCGCATCCGCGAGCGTGGCAGCGCCAACGGGCACAACGGTGTGAAATCGATCACCGGCGTGCTTGGCTCAGAAGATTGGATCCGTATCCGCATTGGTGTAGGCAAACCGCCCACCGAAGATGGACGCGAGATCAAGGCCGGTGGCTCGAACTACCTGCTTGCGCCGATGAAGAAGGCCGAGCTGGCCGTGCTGGATGAAGTGCTCGACCGTGTGAAGCTTGCGGTTGAGGCGGTGCTGACAGAAGGTGTCGGCCCCGCGATGAGTAAGTTCAATGCAGTAAAGAAAGACAGCCTTTAG
- the ispE gene encoding 4-(cytidine 5'-diphospho)-2-C-methyl-D-erythritol kinase, whose protein sequence is MTTVRSYSKINLGLRIGPPRPDGYHHLATIYQTIGLFDLMTVTAERAPETSITLRCDHPGVPCDARNTAFKAVEMALKALQISAKVDIFIDKKLPVQGGIGAGSANAAAAILALEAELGEQLSPSARLHLAGKVGSDVPMFLVGGTMLGIERGEETFPLPDLPSFYAVLAFPGVGVSTPQAFRDWDAGLPENPENDTLMEFRRRVAIAFAGQPGVSGPAGDLAEEPLLALVRTGLENDFETVVFPQQPSLRAFKSALEEGSLYAALSGSGSSLFGLYRSEDEAKAASDRITALGCEARITSTLPRSVYWATMFV, encoded by the coding sequence ATGACCACCGTTCGTTCGTACTCGAAGATCAACCTGGGCCTCCGCATCGGCCCTCCCCGGCCGGACGGCTACCACCACCTGGCGACCATCTACCAGACCATCGGACTGTTTGACCTGATGACGGTCACCGCCGAGCGCGCCCCGGAGACCTCGATCACCCTGCGCTGCGACCACCCCGGCGTACCCTGTGACGCGCGCAATACGGCGTTTAAAGCCGTCGAAATGGCGCTTAAAGCGCTCCAGATCAGCGCAAAAGTTGACATTTTCATCGACAAAAAGCTGCCCGTGCAGGGCGGTATCGGCGCCGGCTCGGCGAACGCCGCGGCGGCCATCCTTGCCCTGGAAGCCGAACTGGGAGAACAACTTAGCCCCAGCGCCCGGCTCCATCTGGCCGGAAAAGTAGGCTCGGATGTGCCCATGTTCCTGGTGGGGGGGACGATGCTGGGCATTGAGCGCGGGGAGGAGACCTTTCCGCTCCCGGATCTGCCTTCGTTTTATGCGGTTCTGGCCTTTCCCGGTGTGGGAGTTTCCACCCCGCAGGCCTTCCGCGACTGGGATGCCGGATTGCCGGAAAACCCTGAAAACGATACACTAATGGAGTTTCGTCGGCGCGTGGCAATAGCCTTCGCCGGCCAACCTGGTGTCTCCGGCCCGGCTGGAGACCTGGCCGAGGAACCCCTTCTCGCGCTTGTCCGCACCGGGCTAGAGAACGACTTTGAAACGGTCGTCTTTCCCCAGCAGCCATCGCTGCGTGCGTTCAAATCTGCGTTAGAAGAAGGTTCCTTATATGCGGCGCTCTCCGGCTCCGGTTCGTCTCTGTTCGGTCTTTACCGTTCGGAGGATGAGGCGAAGGCGGCCAGTGACCGTATAACAGCGCTCGGCTGCGAGGCTCGCATAACAAGCACCTTGCCGCGAAGCGTGTACTGGGCCACGATGTTTGTGTAG
- a CDS encoding YbhB/YbcL family Raf kinase inhibitor-like protein, with product MRRILATLPLAVSCLVFAQTPAAPQPPRLQPATHHLELSSPAFADGAVIDDKYAQATPASKPVSPKLDWTGTPTGTSSFLLIMTDEEYAPQRRFAPWLHWVIFNIPGTATGLPEGVPAEKQLPDGSVQLPAARVIGYLGPGAGAGLPLHHYTLTLYALDTRLDLGPDATIDQISTAATGHILDKAFLVMRYRKPQ from the coding sequence ATGCGCCGCATCCTAGCCACCCTGCCTCTCGCTGTCTCTTGCCTCGTCTTTGCTCAAACACCCGCCGCTCCGCAGCCGCCGCGCCTGCAACCCGCAACGCATCACCTGGAACTCTCCTCGCCCGCCTTCGCCGATGGAGCCGTCATCGACGACAAGTACGCCCAGGCCACGCCCGCCTCCAAACCCGTCTCTCCCAAACTCGACTGGACCGGGACACCCACAGGCACCTCCAGCTTCCTGCTCATCATGACGGACGAGGAGTACGCGCCCCAGCGCCGTTTCGCACCCTGGCTGCACTGGGTCATCTTCAATATTCCCGGTACCGCCACAGGGCTCCCGGAAGGCGTCCCCGCCGAAAAGCAGCTTCCTGACGGCAGCGTCCAGCTTCCCGCCGCCCGTGTCATCGGCTACCTCGGGCCCGGTGCCGGAGCAGGCTTGCCCCTCCACCACTACACCCTCACGCTCTATGCCCTGGACACCAGGCTGGATCTCGGTCCGGACGCCACCATTGACCAGATCAGTACCGCCGCAACCGGGCACATTTTAGATAAAGCCTTCCTGGTCATGCGGTACCGCAAGCCGCAGTAA
- a CDS encoding TIGR00266 family protein produces MQSRITGTTMPVLEFLLEPGDSVISEAGELSWMSQSIQMQTHTQYGGGGGFFGAIKRMAGGGSLFMTEYRAFNYPGEVAFATKVPGHIVPVEVSPGHEYMIHRHGFLCATSQIQIGVGFQQSLGAGIFGGSGFILQKVAGHGTAWLELSGEVVVKDLQPGEVLRVHPGHVGAFHGNVNFQITTVPGIKNMLFGGDGIFLAQLTGPGRVWLQTLPLSRLAHSLQEYMTTERVREDAGAGAIGGIVGAVLRDRF; encoded by the coding sequence ATGCAAAGCCGCATCACCGGAACCACCATGCCCGTCCTCGAATTTCTGCTCGAACCCGGCGACTCCGTCATCTCCGAAGCAGGCGAGCTCTCCTGGATGTCGCAGTCCATCCAGATGCAGACCCACACCCAGTACGGCGGTGGCGGCGGCTTCTTCGGAGCCATCAAGCGCATGGCCGGCGGCGGCTCACTCTTCATGACCGAGTACCGAGCCTTCAACTATCCCGGTGAGGTCGCCTTCGCCACCAAGGTTCCCGGCCACATCGTCCCTGTCGAGGTCTCACCCGGCCACGAGTACATGATTCACCGCCACGGCTTCCTCTGCGCCACCTCGCAAATCCAGATCGGCGTCGGCTTCCAGCAATCACTCGGAGCAGGCATCTTCGGCGGCTCAGGCTTCATTCTGCAGAAGGTCGCAGGCCACGGCACCGCCTGGCTCGAACTCTCCGGCGAGGTCGTCGTCAAAGACCTGCAGCCTGGCGAAGTCCTGCGCGTCCATCCGGGCCATGTCGGCGCCTTCCACGGCAACGTCAACTTTCAGATCACCACCGTCCCCGGCATCAAGAACATGCTCTTCGGCGGCGACGGTATCTTCCTGGCCCAGCTCACCGGCCCGGGGCGCGTGTGGCTGCAGACGCTGCCGCTCTCGCGCCTCGCCCACTCCCTGCAGGAGTACATGACCACCGAACGTGTCCGCGAAGATGCCGGTGCAGGAGCCATCGGTGGCATCGTCGGCGCAGTCCTCCGCGACCGCTTCTAA
- a CDS encoding TIGR03435 family protein — MQRLLALTFLAATCAVQAQTVPQKHSFEVASVKPSAANNDNVSVNTTPHRMQFDNVPLQQILLMSFGIRSASQLEGLPDWATSARYNIDAKTDEETSAAMAKVPREERQKWQQEMMQSMLEDRFHIKFHWGKKDLPVYALTVAKSGSKLKEAVMPPLPPDADPKSKPKDPGTSFSVSDGTMDVKNASMEAFVDHLSRMGEMDGRVVLNHTGLTGRYDWTLEWSPERPQAGFHGTDGGGAASAADTSKPTLFTALQEQLGLKMEQDKAPVDLLIIDHLEQPTEN; from the coding sequence ATGCAGAGACTTCTGGCACTTACTTTCTTAGCGGCTACGTGCGCCGTACAGGCTCAGACCGTGCCGCAGAAGCACAGCTTTGAGGTGGCATCGGTTAAGCCGTCCGCTGCGAACAATGACAATGTCAGCGTGAACACCACGCCCCACCGTATGCAGTTTGATAATGTGCCGCTGCAGCAGATTCTGTTGATGAGTTTTGGCATCCGGTCTGCTTCGCAGCTTGAGGGGCTTCCGGACTGGGCAACAAGCGCGCGCTACAACATTGATGCGAAGACAGACGAAGAGACCTCCGCGGCCATGGCGAAAGTGCCGCGCGAGGAGCGGCAGAAGTGGCAGCAGGAAATGATGCAGAGCATGCTGGAGGACCGCTTCCACATCAAGTTCCACTGGGGCAAAAAGGATCTGCCGGTGTATGCACTGACGGTGGCGAAGAGCGGCAGCAAATTGAAAGAGGCTGTTATGCCACCTTTGCCGCCGGATGCTGATCCGAAGTCGAAACCGAAAGACCCCGGGACGAGCTTCAGCGTGAGCGATGGGACCATGGACGTCAAGAATGCCAGCATGGAAGCGTTTGTGGATCACCTGTCACGTATGGGCGAGATGGATGGGCGCGTTGTGCTGAATCATACGGGCCTGACGGGCCGGTATGACTGGACGCTGGAGTGGTCTCCGGAGCGGCCGCAGGCGGGCTTTCATGGCACCGATGGCGGCGGAGCCGCATCGGCAGCCGATACCTCGAAACCGACACTCTTTACCGCGCTCCAGGAGCAGTTGGGATTGAAGATGGAGCAGGACAAGGCTCCGGTGGACTTGTTGATCATCGATCACCTGGAACAGCCGACGGAGAACTAA
- a CDS encoding ribose-phosphate diphosphokinase: MTDSTLSQSELNSMPSPAAKPAERKRASRIADDKRFKIFCGSANKPLCEEVCKFLGVAMGETRLQRFSDGEIHFQLLENVRGADVFLLQPTSFPVDQHLVELLIMIDALKRASAGRITVVIPYYGYARQDRKDRPRVAISSKLVADLLQTAGANRALLVDLHAAQIQGFFNIPVDHLFASPVLVSHFREMKLENLTVVSPDAGGVERARFFAQKMEAPLAIVDKRRTDINVTEVMNVIGDVKGRTCLILDDIIDTAGTLVKTAEALLDQGAAEVYACASHAVLSGPAADRIAASRLKQVVVTNTIPLNENAQKLGDKIKVLSIAGLLGRAIESIHMETSVSSLFS, encoded by the coding sequence ATGACCGACAGCACCCTCTCGCAGAGCGAACTGAACAGCATGCCCTCACCTGCCGCCAAGCCGGCAGAACGCAAGCGGGCTTCCCGCATTGCTGACGACAAGCGCTTCAAGATCTTCTGTGGTTCTGCCAATAAGCCGCTGTGCGAAGAGGTCTGCAAGTTCCTGGGAGTCGCCATGGGCGAAACCCGGTTGCAGCGCTTCTCCGATGGAGAGATCCACTTCCAGCTGCTGGAGAACGTGCGTGGTGCCGATGTCTTCCTGCTGCAGCCGACCAGCTTTCCTGTCGACCAGCACCTTGTGGAATTGCTGATTATGATTGACGCCCTGAAGCGCGCATCGGCCGGACGGATCACCGTGGTGATTCCGTACTATGGCTATGCCCGCCAGGACCGTAAAGACCGTCCGCGCGTCGCCATCAGCTCCAAGCTGGTTGCCGACCTGCTGCAGACGGCCGGAGCGAACCGCGCTTTGCTGGTTGACCTGCACGCGGCGCAGATCCAGGGCTTCTTCAATATCCCGGTCGACCATCTGTTTGCCTCGCCAGTGCTGGTTTCGCACTTCCGCGAGATGAAGCTTGAGAACCTGACGGTGGTTTCGCCGGACGCCGGCGGCGTGGAGCGCGCTCGCTTCTTCGCGCAGAAGATGGAAGCTCCGCTGGCCATCGTCGACAAGCGCCGTACGGACATCAACGTCACCGAGGTGATGAACGTGATCGGCGATGTGAAGGGCCGCACCTGCCTGATCCTCGACGATATTATCGACACCGCCGGAACCCTGGTGAAGACGGCCGAGGCTCTGCTGGACCAGGGTGCCGCCGAGGTTTATGCCTGTGCCTCGCACGCGGTTCTCTCCGGCCCCGCCGCGGATCGCATCGCGGCCAGCCGCCTGAAGCAGGTGGTTGTCACCAATACCATCCCTCTGAATGAGAATGCTCAGAAGCTGGGAGACAAGATCAAGGTGCTTTCGATCGCCGGCCTGCTTGGCCGCGCCATCGAGAGCATTCACATGGAGACCAGCGTAAGCTCGCTGTTCTCCTAA
- a CDS encoding PIG-L family deacetylase, protein MRRNALLHSALSLLLTTTLTAQSTAPMVGTPQPPSSAMPLAYDRGAAAVAQGLKQLSTRASLLTINAHPDDEDGATMAYMARGKGVDASLFVLTRGEGGQNVMSADYWDQLGIVRTQELLASTGYEGIHLYFGRFADYGFSKTLEEAHKQWGQSEILRDTVRMVRILRPMVVTSSWIGNVSDGHGHHQASGEVSQEVFNAAADPKMFPEQIKEGLLPWKVQKVYGRVPFARVSEKGIYDYATTKWEPVSFHNYTNNTDIKALPSTTVQVPVGNYDYLLANNYSAIAREGLAVQKSQTGGVGPTLPAPQNSPYHLWATRTAATAPEKEGDFFDGIDTTVPGIATYLPAAQQAPWKAKLQQLADTVADAQSHFDAGNPGLIAPQLAKGLKQTEALLAELNTARLPAEAAYNMKHELGVKQQQFQSTLASALGLSLTAYTGSSQSGGGRGGPGGARPAENSQTAIPGQKVGVNLQVANMGSQDVMVSVNGPTFSGKPVTLSSPPRKLGANSAFSAEVADVVVPDDQSYTGPYFSRKNLEQSIYDIHNPAALGMPIEPYPLTAGLSVDYQGVTFPITATVQSQHRYLGYGTVYEPLLIAPAISVTVSPTAGIVPVGAASFTLNVNVHSNVKGPAKGELALNLPTGWTSSPARASFSTMRDGDEQGITFQVTPKSVETKPYTLTAVATYNGKQYSNGYMMTGYVGLRPYPSYRDAAYRTTGVDVKVAPGLKVAYITGTGDEVPQSLSDLGIHPTFLSAQEIAKADLSVYDVILLGIRTYAARPELRTFNNRLLQYVENGGTLIAQYQNGEFDHNFGPYPMHIEGNGETVAEEDNSVQIVDPKDPILNWPNKITLADFDNWVEERGHGFLATWDSKYAAPVEMHDKGEDPQRGGLIYARYGKGVYVYLAYAFFRELPDGVPGSFRIMANVLSSGKNPNLK, encoded by the coding sequence ATGCGACGGAACGCATTGCTGCACTCTGCCCTGTCTCTGCTGCTTACCACCACTCTGACCGCGCAAAGTACCGCGCCCATGGTGGGAACGCCCCAGCCGCCCTCCTCGGCTATGCCGCTGGCCTATGACCGTGGCGCCGCCGCCGTTGCCCAGGGGCTCAAGCAGCTCAGCACGCGCGCCAGCCTGCTCACCATCAACGCCCATCCCGACGACGAAGACGGCGCCACCATGGCCTACATGGCGCGCGGCAAGGGAGTGGATGCCTCGCTCTTCGTGCTCACCCGTGGCGAAGGCGGACAGAACGTCATGTCCGCCGATTACTGGGACCAGCTCGGTATCGTCCGCACGCAGGAACTGCTGGCCAGCACCGGCTATGAAGGAATCCATCTCTACTTCGGCCGCTTCGCCGACTACGGCTTCTCGAAGACGCTCGAAGAGGCGCACAAGCAGTGGGGACAGAGTGAGATTCTGCGCGATACCGTGCGCATGGTTCGTATCCTCCGTCCCATGGTCGTAACCTCCAGCTGGATCGGCAACGTCTCCGACGGTCACGGTCATCACCAGGCCTCGGGCGAGGTCTCGCAGGAGGTCTTCAACGCCGCCGCAGACCCGAAGATGTTCCCCGAGCAGATCAAGGAAGGTCTGCTGCCCTGGAAGGTGCAGAAGGTCTACGGCCGCGTCCCCTTTGCCCGCGTCAGCGAAAAGGGTATCTACGACTACGCCACCACCAAGTGGGAACCCGTCAGCTTCCACAACTACACCAACAACACGGACATCAAGGCACTGCCTTCCACCACCGTGCAGGTACCGGTCGGCAACTACGACTATCTGCTGGCCAATAACTACAGCGCTATCGCCCGCGAAGGCCTCGCCGTGCAGAAGTCGCAGACCGGCGGCGTTGGCCCAACGCTGCCCGCGCCGCAGAACTCGCCCTATCACCTGTGGGCCACCCGTACCGCCGCAACCGCTCCGGAGAAGGAAGGCGACTTCTTTGACGGCATTGACACCACCGTGCCGGGAATCGCAACCTACCTGCCCGCCGCACAGCAGGCGCCCTGGAAGGCAAAGCTGCAGCAGCTTGCCGATACCGTGGCCGACGCGCAGTCTCACTTTGACGCAGGCAATCCCGGCCTCATCGCTCCCCAGCTTGCCAAGGGTCTGAAGCAGACCGAAGCCCTGCTCGCGGAGCTGAACACGGCCAGGCTGCCTGCCGAGGCTGCCTACAACATGAAGCACGAGCTCGGCGTGAAGCAGCAGCAGTTCCAGTCCACGCTGGCCTCGGCGCTTGGACTCTCGTTGACCGCCTACACCGGTAGCTCCCAGAGCGGCGGCGGACGCGGCGGCCCGGGCGGTGCGCGACCGGCTGAGAACTCGCAGACCGCGATCCCCGGCCAGAAGGTCGGCGTCAACCTGCAGGTCGCCAACATGGGCTCGCAGGATGTGATGGTCTCCGTCAACGGCCCCACCTTCTCCGGCAAGCCGGTCACGCTCTCCAGCCCCCCACGCAAGCTGGGGGCCAACTCGGCCTTCTCGGCAGAGGTTGCCGACGTCGTCGTTCCGGACGATCAGTCCTACACCGGCCCCTACTTCTCCCGTAAAAATCTCGAGCAGTCCATCTACGACATCCATAACCCGGCGGCGCTCGGCATGCCCATTGAGCCCTACCCGCTCACGGCGGGCCTTTCCGTGGACTACCAGGGAGTCACCTTCCCCATCACCGCCACGGTGCAGTCGCAGCACCGCTACCTTGGCTATGGCACCGTCTATGAGCCGCTGCTGATCGCCCCGGCCATCTCCGTTACCGTCTCGCCGACGGCTGGCATCGTCCCGGTTGGCGCCGCCAGCTTTACGCTCAACGTCAACGTGCACTCCAACGTAAAGGGTCCTGCCAAGGGCGAGCTTGCGCTCAACCTTCCCACGGGCTGGACCTCTTCGCCCGCCAGGGCCAGCTTCAGCACCATGCGCGACGGCGACGAACAGGGCATCACCTTCCAGGTCACGCCCAAATCGGTTGAGACCAAGCCCTACACGCTGACCGCCGTGGCTACCTACAACGGCAAGCAGTACAGCAACGGCTACATGATGACCGGCTACGTCGGCCTGCGCCCGTATCCTTCCTATCGCGATGCCGCCTACCGCACCACCGGCGTGGATGTGAAGGTCGCTCCCGGGCTGAAGGTGGCCTACATCACCGGCACCGGCGACGAGGTACCGCAGTCGCTCTCTGACCTCGGCATTCACCCCACCTTCCTCTCCGCGCAGGAGATCGCCAAGGCCGACCTGTCGGTCTACGACGTTATCCTGCTCGGCATCCGTACCTACGCCGCGCGGCCGGAGCTGCGTACCTTCAACAACCGCCTGCTGCAGTACGTTGAGAACGGCGGAACGCTGATCGCGCAGTACCAGAACGGAGAGTTCGATCACAACTTCGGTCCTTATCCCATGCACATTGAAGGCAACGGAGAGACGGTCGCCGAGGAGGACAATAGCGTCCAGATCGTCGACCCGAAGGACCCCATCCTGAACTGGCCCAACAAGATCACCCTGGCCGACTTCGACAACTGGGTGGAGGAGCGCGGTCACGGCTTCCTGGCCACGTGGGACTCTAAATACGCGGCTCCGGTCGAGATGCACGACAAGGGCGAAGACCCGCAGCGCGGCGGCCTGATCTATGCCCGTTACGGCAAGGGTGTGTATGTCTACCTGGCCTACGCCTTCTTCCGGGAACTTCCGGACGGCGTCCCCGGCAGCTTCCGCATCATGGCCAACGTGCTGAGCTCCGGCAAGAACCCGAACCTGAAGTAA
- a CDS encoding 50S ribosomal protein L25 yields the protein MSEAVLATLREGKFNKNAARRVRVSGLIPAVVYGAGKDSQAITVDPKAITKILHSESGHNTIFDLSVGAEPAIKAMIVDWQYEPIKGKLLHIDLKRIAMDKAMRVNVPVMLVGTATGVKNQGGILDHILREVEIECLPGDIPSHIDVDVTNLGLHDAVHVSDLPHGGKFKFIVEENAVVAHVTIVKEEAAAEVVAAPTEPEVAKKGKQDAAAEGAKK from the coding sequence ATGTCTGAAGCAGTTCTCGCAACCCTCCGCGAAGGTAAGTTCAACAAGAATGCGGCTCGCCGCGTTCGCGTCTCCGGTCTGATTCCCGCTGTTGTTTACGGTGCGGGCAAGGACTCGCAGGCCATCACGGTGGACCCCAAGGCCATCACCAAGATCCTGCACTCGGAGTCGGGTCACAACACGATCTTCGACCTGAGCGTTGGCGCTGAGCCGGCTATCAAGGCCATGATTGTGGACTGGCAGTACGAGCCCATCAAGGGCAAGCTGCTGCACATCGACCTGAAGCGTATCGCCATGGATAAGGCCATGCGCGTCAACGTTCCGGTCATGCTGGTGGGTACGGCAACGGGCGTGAAGAACCAGGGCGGCATCCTGGATCACATCCTGCGCGAGGTCGAGATCGAGTGCCTCCCGGGTGACATCCCGTCGCACATTGATGTCGACGTAACCAACCTGGGCCTGCACGACGCCGTCCACGTTTCGGACCTGCCGCACGGCGGCAAGTTCAAGTTCATCGTGGAAGAGAACGCCGTGGTTGCCCACGTCACCATCGTGAAGGAAGAGGCTGCTGCCGAAGTGGTTGCTGCCCCGACCGAGCCGGAAGTGGCCAAGAAGGGCAAGCAGGACGCTGCTGCCGAAGGCGCCAAGAAGTAA
- a CDS encoding TIGR03435 family protein yields the protein MGKLTNLLLALFVCSIACSGVAQQTATVPLSPSYEVASIKPSNATDNRAMLMFREGRLQMKNFPLIGLISFAYDIKSDTLLTSVPEWVKSERYDVEAKEEEAEAKEVAKLPQEERTKISRLMAQKLLTERLHLKLVPEPKELPVYLLVVAKSGAKLQPAKPPVEGQEPAAGPGGPRMRRGIMMSGPGDFSGMDATVELLANVVSHVPETSDRLVIDKTGLTGHYDFHLKWTPEMAGSAARGNDGATAEAGPSLFTALEEQLGLRLERGKETVTTYRVEAIDHPTEN from the coding sequence ATGGGAAAACTCACGAATCTTCTTCTTGCGCTCTTCGTGTGCTCCATTGCCTGCAGCGGCGTGGCGCAACAGACTGCGACTGTTCCGCTTAGTCCAAGCTATGAAGTTGCCAGCATCAAGCCAAGCAATGCGACGGATAACCGCGCCATGCTGATGTTCCGCGAGGGTCGTTTGCAGATGAAGAACTTCCCTCTTATCGGACTGATCAGCTTTGCTTACGACATCAAGTCCGACACCCTGCTGACCAGTGTGCCGGAGTGGGTGAAGTCGGAACGGTATGACGTAGAGGCAAAAGAAGAGGAAGCAGAGGCCAAGGAAGTAGCCAAACTACCGCAGGAAGAGCGCACGAAGATTTCGCGATTGATGGCGCAGAAGCTGCTGACGGAGCGGCTGCATCTGAAGCTGGTTCCGGAGCCGAAGGAGTTGCCGGTCTACCTGCTGGTGGTGGCGAAGTCTGGTGCGAAACTGCAGCCGGCAAAGCCGCCGGTGGAGGGGCAGGAGCCTGCCGCGGGGCCGGGTGGGCCGCGGATGCGGCGCGGCATCATGATGAGCGGGCCGGGAGATTTCTCCGGTATGGACGCCACAGTGGAGCTTCTGGCAAACGTGGTCTCGCACGTGCCGGAGACGAGCGACCGGCTGGTGATTGATAAGACCGGCCTGACCGGCCACTATGACTTCCATCTGAAGTGGACACCGGAGATGGCCGGCTCTGCCGCCCGGGGCAACGATGGCGCAACCGCAGAAGCCGGGCCATCGCTGTTCACGGCCCTGGAAGAACAGCTTGGCCTGCGGCTGGAACGCGGCAAGGAAACGGTAACCACCTACCGGGTGGAAGCCATCGATCATCCGACAGAGAACTAA